Proteins encoded together in one Mugil cephalus isolate CIBA_MC_2020 chromosome 16, CIBA_Mcephalus_1.1, whole genome shotgun sequence window:
- the kcnj2a gene encoding inward rectifier potassium channel 2a — protein MGSVRASRYSIVSSEEDGMKLATMAVPNGYGSGKGKVHTRHQPQSRFVKKDGHCNVQFINVSEKGQRYLADIFTTCVDIRWRWMFVIFCLAFLLSWLFFGCVFWLVAIFHGDLESDGQKCVSNVSSFTAAFLFSIETQTTIGYGYRYVTDECPVAVFMVVFQSIIGCIIDAFIIGAVMAKMAKPKKRNETLVFSHNATVAMRDNKLCLMWRVGNLRKSHLVEAHVRAQLLKSRTTAEGEYIPLDQMDIDVGFDSGVDRIFLVSPITIVHEIDEDSPFYDMSKQDLETSDFEIVVILEGMVEATAMTTQCRSSYVAGEILWGHRFEPVLFEEKSYYKVDYSRFHKTYEVPSTPLCSARDLAEKKYILSNSNSFCYENEMALENKEDTDEGNGGSVGPDGTQTDNISETEHSQATVPLEPRPLRRESEI, from the coding sequence ATGGGAAGCGTGCGAGCCAGCCGCTACAGCATTGTGTCATCAGAGGAGGACGGCATGAAGCTCGCCACCATGGCAGTGCCCAACGGCTACGGCAGCGGCAAAGGCAAAGTGCACACGAGGCACCAGCCGCAGAGCAGGTTCGTGAAGAAGGACGGCCACTGCAACGTGCAGTTCATCAACGTGAGCGAGAAGGGCCAGCGGTACCTGGCCGACATCTTCACCACGTGCGTGGACATCCGCTGGAGGTGGATGTTCGTCATCTTCTGCCTCGCCTTCCTCCTGTCGTGGCTCTTCTTCGGCTGCGTCTTCTGGCTGGTGGCCATCTTCCACGGGGACTTGGAGAGCGACGGCCAGAAGTGCGTCTCCAACGTGAGCAGCTTCACCGCCGCCTTCCTGTTCTCCATCGAGACGCAAACCACCATCGGCTACGGCTACAGATACGTGACGGACGAGTGCCCGGTCGCCGTCTTCATGGTGGTTTTCCAGAGCATCATCGGCTGCATCATCGACGCCTTCATCATCGGCGCCGTCATGGCGAAAATGGCCAAGCCCAAGAAAAGGAACGAGACTCTGGTTTTCAGCCACAACGCCACGGTGGCCATGAGGGACAACAAGCTCTGCCTGATGTGGCGCGTGGGCAACTTGAGGAAGAGCCACCTGGTGGAGGCGCACGTTCGGGCTCAGCTCCTCAAATCCAGAACGACGGCCGAGGGGGAGTACATCCCCCTGGACCAGATGGACATAGACGTGGGCTTCGACAGCGGCGTCGACCGCATCTTCCTGGTCTCCCCGATCACCATCGTCCACGAGATCGACGAGGACAGCCCCTTCTACGACATGAGCAAGCAGGACCTGGAGACCTCCGACTTTGAGATCGTGGTGATCCTGGAGGGGATGGTGGAGGCGACGGCGATGACCACGCAGTGCCGCAGCTCGTACGTCGCCGGCGAGATCCTCTGGGGCCACCGCTTCGAGCCCGTGCTCTTCGAGGAGAAGAGCTACTACAAGGTGGACTACTCCCGCTTCCACAAGACGTACGAGGTGCCGAGCACTCCCCTGTGCAGCGCTCGGGACCTCGCCGAGAAAAAGTACATCCTCTCCAACTCCAACTCCTTCTGCTACGAGAACGAGATGGCGCTGGAGAACAAGGAGGACACGGACGAGGGGAACGGGGGCAGCGTGGGGCCCGACGGCACGCAGACGGACAACATCTCAGAGACCGAGCACAGCCAGGCCACGGTGCCGCTCGAGCCCCGGCCTCTGAGGCGAGAGTCCGAGATATGA